The genomic segment ATCCCCGGCGACTCAACCGTAGGCAATTTAACGCTGCTGGCGATGACTTTCTCCTGTTGGACGGCTTTTTGTCTCAACTCTACCTCGGCCAGCGGCACTGTTGTTCGAAAACGGCCCAACTGCACTTCAACCTGCTTGTTTTGCATAGCCACTACTTCGCCGGTAGTGTTAAAGGAGGGGACGAATACTTTGTCGCCGGGGTCAATGGCCCCGGGGTGGCTGCGTTTTTTTGTTTTACCCGGGCTTGGCGGAGTTTCAGCAAGCTGTTCAGCCTCAAGCTGGAACAATTTTTCTTCAATGGCTTCCACGGCGGCCGGCCGGGTTTCCTCCGCAGTCGCTCCCGGCGAAGTATCCGGTTGTTTCAGCAGCTCCTGCGCTTGCTCTCTTAAGGTTCTGATTTCTTCGCGCGCCGCTTTTATTTCGCGGCGAGCATCGGCGCGAGCGGCGTCAAGGATTTCCCGGCGTTCGGCGTCAATTTCGGCCAAACGCTGCTCCAAGCGCCGGGTATATTTTTCGGCCTCTTCTCGTTCCGCTTCAACCAGTTGGCGGGCGTGGTGAGCTGCCTGAGTTTGGGCTTTGATTTCGGCCAGCATAGCCTCCACTTGCTGCGCATCTTCGCCCACCAATCCCTGGGCCTGGTTAATGATTTCCAGGGGTAGTCCTAATCTTTGGGCAATGGCAAACGCATTTGACGCTCCGGGCAGGCCGATACGCAGGTGGTAGGTAGGAGCCAGGGTTTCCAGGTTAAACTCCAAACTGGCATTGGCCACGCCGTTTGTAGTGTGGGCATACGCCTTCAACTCCGAAAAGTGGGTGGCCACAAACGTGGTTACCCGCCGCTCCAGCAAATGGGATAAAATTGAACGGGCCAGGGCCGACCCTTCAATCGGGTCGGTGCCGGCCCCCAACTCGTCCAAAATCACCAGCGAGGCTTCATCGCACTGCGCCAAAATGCGCACAATGTTGGTCATGTGCGAGGAAAAGGTGGATAGGCTTTGCTCTATAGATTGCTCATCGCCAATGTCGGCAAAAATGTGATTAAAAACCGGCAAAGCGGACCCCTCATCGGCGGGGATGCGCAACCCGGCCTGGGCCATAGCGGCCAGCAGGCCCACTGTTTTAAGAGAGACGGTTTTGCCGCCGGTATTGGGGCCGGTGATCACCAGCATGTGGGTGTTTTCCGGCAGATACACCTCAATAGGCACCACGGTGGCCGGATCAAGCAGCGGATGGCGGGCCGAAACCAGGTTAAAACCGGGCAGCGACAAACCCTCCTGCTTCTCCGCCCTTGTCGGCGTAGCGCCATTTGCCGGGGACTCTTTGAGGTTGAACAGTATCGGCTCAGTAGCCTCGATGGCCTGGGCATATTTGGCTTTGGCCAGGGCCAGGTCAAGATCGGCCAGGGCGTTTACCGTGTGGTCAATAAAACGTCCCTGGCTGCCAACCAGGTCCGACAGGCCGGCCAGGATTTTGTTGATTTCTTCGGTTTCGTCCAGTTGTAACTGCCGCCATTTGTTATTGAGTTCAACCGTGGCCATTGGCTCAATAAAGAGGGTGGCCCCGCTGGCGCTTTGGTCGTGCACAATGCCCTGGATTTTGCCCTTGAACTCGGCCTTGAGCGGGATCACGTAACGTCCCTCCCGCTGGGTGATCAGGTTTTCTTGCAGATAGCGGCTGTATTGGGAAGAAGACATCAGCCGGTTGAGCCGTTCCATCAGCCGGTCATAGGCTATGGCCAGGTCCCGCCGGATGCGGGCCAGTTTGGGGCTGGCGTTGCTTTTGACCTCGCCGCGCTCATCAATGGCCTGGCCGATTTCGTTGACCAGGTTAGGGCACTCTTCAATGCGGCCGGCCATGTCGGCCAGGCGAGGATAATCCAGGGCCAGGTGGGTGATAGTCCGCTTTAAATTTCGGGCGGCAATCAACGTTTGCCTTACTTCCAGCAATTCCAGGGCCAGCAACACCGCTCCGCGCCGGGCGCGCGCTATTAGGAACCGCACGTCGCGCGCGCCGCCAATGCCAACATCCGGTTTAACCGCCAGGAGCCGCTCGGCCTCGGTGGTCTCCTTCTGCCAGGCTTGCGCCTCGGTTAAATAGGGCGTGGGCTGCAAGGCCAGGGCCAGGGCCTGGCTGGCCGAAAACATAGTATACCGGGCCAATCTTTCCAGGATTTTTGGAAATTCAAGGGTGTTGAGGTGTTTCTGCTGCACGGGTTAGCTAATAAACTCCAGCACGGTTTTTAGGATGTCGGCATTTTTGGGGATGAACAACTCAACCGAACGACTCAACAGCAAAAGAACCTGGTTGAACATTGGCATCAAGGTAGAGGTGTTCAAATTGGTCACAATTCGTCTGGAAAAGCCGGTATACGTCTCGGCCACGCCGCTGGTTGGCTGAAAAATAAATTGAACCGCGCCCAGGATCAGGGCGATCCAGAGGGTGTTTAAAATGACGCCCATCAAGCCCCCCCCCAGCAAGTTCAACGGGCCAAGCACAAAACGTTGGGTAGCTGATTTGGCTGCTTCGGCCAGGGGGTCTTCTTCACTCTTTCTTCTTTGCTTTCGTTCTTCTGGCGGCGTGCTGAGGGTTTTCACAATAAATCTAAAAGCATTGAAAAAAACCAGAAGCAGAATTAAAAAGGCAAAAGTGTCGCTGCCAATTTTGGGCAGACCCAACCCCTGCAGAATATAGTTACTGAGGGGTTTGTAAAGCCATAAGGTAGCCACCAGCCCAAACCAAATGCTGATAATAGAAAATAATTGCGGCAGCGCGCCTCTGATAGCGCCTACCAAAGCGGCGATGAAGAGGATGACCAGCAGCAGTAAATCCAGGGCGTTTAATCCAATATCCGGCATAGTTAACTCTCCCTAAAAAATTTTAGTTGATAGTAACTTTCTTTGCTGATAATTATTTTGACATGATAGCATCTTTTTCTAAAAAAGCACATGCGGTGGAGATTAAACAAATTAGCGCGTTGTCTCCACCCACAAGCTTTCGCCGTCGGTGCTGAACTCAACTGTGCCTTGCTTGTCGGTGCGTAAAACGGTGAAGCCGTGCTCCGCATAACGCTGCAAAATTTCCGCCGAAGGATGCCCAAAACGATTATCCATCCCTACCGAAATAACCACAAGCTGCGGCTGTACTGCCGCCAAAAATGCCTCGCTGGAAGAGGTGCTGCTACCGTGATGAGGGCTTTTGAGCACGGTTGCGGTCAGCGGCACGCCGGCCCACACCAAATTCTGCTCAACAGGCGTTTCAATGTCGCCCGGCAATAAAAAGCTGACCCGGCCCATTTGCAGGTGTAACACCAGAGAGTGGTTGTTTGCTTTATTTGAGTTCGGGACCATTGGGCCGGGATGAAGAATGGTGGCGGTGACGCCCCGGCCAAATGATAATTGCATGCCGGCCTGACCCACCAGGGGTTGCAACTGCTCCTCGGCCAGTTCTAACTCCCATTGCCGAAAAAGTTCGCTCTCACCGGCAACGTCCGATACCAACACTTGCGCCACGGTATAACGATCCAGGAGTGAAACCAAGCCGCCCAGGTGGTCAGAATCGGGATGGGTATTGGCCACCACTTCCAGCGAACGATCCCAGAAAGGCATTTTTTGGCCTAACCGCCAATTGAGCTGCGTGGCCGACGGTCCGCCGTCAATGAGCATTTGTTGGCCGTTAGGCATAGTGATGAGTACCGCATCTCCCTGCCCAACATCCAGGAAAGCCACGTGCAGGCGACCATCCGGCAGGCCCAGTGCGGCCAACCAGATCAGCAAAGTAACTGCCCCCATTCCCCCCACCCACAGGCGGGTAGTGGCCGTGCCAAGGGGAGGTAAGCGAAAGTGGGATGGGGCTTGCTGTTCGGCCGCCGGGCGGTTAGCCCACCAGACGCCGGCGCCTAAAGCAGCATACACCAGCGCCAGCAGCCAAAAAGGGAATGGTCCCAAATCAAGCGAGCTATAGGGCAAGCGAACCGTTACCTCAACAACCCGCACCGTCCAGGCCAGGGGTAACCAGACCAGCCAGCCAATAGCCTGGCCCAACGGCAGCCAGAGCATCCCGGCCAGGGTAGCCAAACCACCAACAATCATAATAGGCGGCTGCACCGGCAAAATGAGCAAATTGCTTAACAGAGACACCAGCGAGAACCGGCCAAAATGGTACACAATCAGCGGCCCGGTGCTAATTTGGGCAGCCAGGGTGATCACCACTAACTCGCTGAGCAGAGCCATGGCCAGGCCAATTTGCTCGGTTTTGAGCCAGCGTTGCAGCAAGCCAAAAATGCCTCGTTCCAGGGGCGGCGCCAGAACAATCAGGCCCAAAGTGGCCATAAAACTAAGTTGGAAGCCTACGTCCCACAAAATCAGGGGGTTAATGAGGGTTAGTACCAGCGCCGAAAAAATAAGCGAGTTGAGGGCCAGGCCGGGCCGGCCCACCCAGATGGCCAACACCCAGACCAGGCCCATTATGGCCGCCCGGCTGACGGCGGCGTCGGCCCCAACCAAGAAGGTGTAAAGAATGATGCCCAGCATAGCTATGGGCGGCGCAAAACGTTTGCCAAAAACTCTCTGGCCCAGTAAAAGCAAAATACCAACCACCACAGCAATATTGCTGCCGGAAATAACAATAATGTGCGACGTGCCGGTCAGGTTAAACTGCTCGTACAAATCGCTGGGAATGCCTACTTCAATACCCAGCAAGATGCCATTGAGCAGCGAGGCATGGGGTTCGGCCAGCATGCGGTTGATGGTTTGAGAGGCATGCATTTTGCCGGCCAGCATAGCGGCCCAGAAAGGGTTGCCCTGATTGCCGGCCACAAGCTCGATCTTGGGGCGGCGGATCATGGTGTGAATGCCAAATCTGACCAGGTAATCTTTGTAGGAAAAATTTTCAAAAACGGGGGGTGTTTCCAGTTGACCCGTTACCGTCAGCCGGTCGCCGTAAAAATATTCTGGATAACGTGGGGCGCGAACAAGTACCAGCCCCTCAACCGGCACTGTTGCCTCACCAATCCGCAACGACTCGGCGCGCAGGCGCAAATTGAGGTAATAGTCTCGCACATCAGGTTCATCAACCACCACGCCGGTTATTTCTTCCAACTCCGGCGAGTCGTTATAAAAGGCAATATGCGTTTTATCAATAGTGGGCTGGGAAAGAATAAAACGAAAAGCGCCCGCAGCCAGGGCCAGGGTCAAAATACCGGCCCAGCGGCCACGGACGTTATGCCGGTAAAACAATA from the Anaerolineae bacterium genome contains:
- a CDS encoding DNA internalization-related competence protein ComEC/Rec2, whose product is MTPLTRLGIAWIAGIALARWFNLPWVVVALAVLPALGALLFYRHNVRGRWAGILTLALAAGAFRFILSQPTIDKTHIAFYNDSPELEEITGVVVDEPDVRDYYLNLRLRAESLRIGEATVPVEGLVLVRAPRYPEYFYGDRLTVTGQLETPPVFENFSYKDYLVRFGIHTMIRRPKIELVAGNQGNPFWAAMLAGKMHASQTINRMLAEPHASLLNGILLGIEVGIPSDLYEQFNLTGTSHIIVISGSNIAVVVGILLLLGQRVFGKRFAPPIAMLGIILYTFLVGADAAVSRAAIMGLVWVLAIWVGRPGLALNSLIFSALVLTLINPLILWDVGFQLSFMATLGLIVLAPPLERGIFGLLQRWLKTEQIGLAMALLSELVVITLAAQISTGPLIVYHFGRFSLVSLLSNLLILPVQPPIMIVGGLATLAGMLWLPLGQAIGWLVWLPLAWTVRVVEVTVRLPYSSLDLGPFPFWLLALVYAALGAGVWWANRPAAEQQAPSHFRLPPLGTATTRLWVGGMGAVTLLIWLAALGLPDGRLHVAFLDVGQGDAVLITMPNGQQMLIDGGPSATQLNWRLGQKMPFWDRSLEVVANTHPDSDHLGGLVSLLDRYTVAQVLVSDVAGESELFRQWELELAEEQLQPLVGQAGMQLSFGRGVTATILHPGPMVPNSNKANNHSLVLHLQMGRVSFLLPGDIETPVEQNLVWAGVPLTATVLKSPHHGSSTSSSEAFLAAVQPQLVVISVGMDNRFGHPSAEILQRYAEHGFTVLRTDKQGTVEFSTDGESLWVETTR
- a CDS encoding CvpA family protein, producing the protein MPDIGLNALDLLLLVILFIAALVGAIRGALPQLFSIISIWFGLVATLWLYKPLSNYILQGLGLPKIGSDTFAFLILLLVFFNAFRFIVKTLSTPPEERKQRRKSEEDPLAEAAKSATQRFVLGPLNLLGGGLMGVILNTLWIALILGAVQFIFQPTSGVAETYTGFSRRIVTNLNTSTLMPMFNQVLLLLSRSVELFIPKNADILKTVLEFIS
- a CDS encoding endonuclease MutS2, giving the protein MQQKHLNTLEFPKILERLARYTMFSASQALALALQPTPYLTEAQAWQKETTEAERLLAVKPDVGIGGARDVRFLIARARRGAVLLALELLEVRQTLIAARNLKRTITHLALDYPRLADMAGRIEECPNLVNEIGQAIDERGEVKSNASPKLARIRRDLAIAYDRLMERLNRLMSSSQYSRYLQENLITQREGRYVIPLKAEFKGKIQGIVHDQSASGATLFIEPMATVELNNKWRQLQLDETEEINKILAGLSDLVGSQGRFIDHTVNALADLDLALAKAKYAQAIEATEPILFNLKESPANGATPTRAEKQEGLSLPGFNLVSARHPLLDPATVVPIEVYLPENTHMLVITGPNTGGKTVSLKTVGLLAAMAQAGLRIPADEGSALPVFNHIFADIGDEQSIEQSLSTFSSHMTNIVRILAQCDEASLVILDELGAGTDPIEGSALARSILSHLLERRVTTFVATHFSELKAYAHTTNGVANASLEFNLETLAPTYHLRIGLPGASNAFAIAQRLGLPLEIINQAQGLVGEDAQQVEAMLAEIKAQTQAAHHARQLVEAEREEAEKYTRRLEQRLAEIDAERREILDAARADARREIKAAREEIRTLREQAQELLKQPDTSPGATAEETRPAAVEAIEEKLFQLEAEQLAETPPSPGKTKKRSHPGAIDPGDKVFVPSFNTTGEVVAMQNKQVEVQLGRFRTTVPLAEVELRQKAVQQEKVIASSVKLPTVESPGMELDLRGQVSEEALVRLDQYLDQAFSARLPWVRIIHGKGSGVLRQVVRQTLSDHPQVSSYRPGDEGEGGEGVTVAKLAVN